DNA from Pelodiscus sinensis isolate JC-2024 chromosome 1, ASM4963464v1, whole genome shotgun sequence:
CCCAGAGACACGGATAGCAGTGAACCCATgccttccctttctctccccctccctccagaagtGTTAAAGGAACCAGAACCACAGCAAACTTTGTTAACAATGGTATTAGTATTTGGTTGAGAACTCGATCTTCTTATCGCTTCCCaagcagcctgctcccccctccctagCAGTGATCTTCCCCAATGGACTCATCTAGCTCCAGCTCAGGTTCCTGGTGTAGCACTTTCTGCTGCAGCTCAGAGTAGAAGTCAACGCCCTCTGAGACGGAGCGGAGAGGCTTGTCTCGCTGCTGGTAGTAGCTGCTTatctgctccctgtgctgctgcatgaAGCACTGGTGATGCTGTGACTGGTCCTTGAAGCTCCCATCATAGCCTTTGATATGGTTACGCTTGAACTCCAGCACAGTCTTGGTGTAGGTGTTGAGGGTGGTGACAGCAGAAGCCATGCAGCAGGTGAAGGAGGCCCAGGCCATGCTATGAGAGGGGAAAGAGTACAGCATACGCAATGAGGATCTTAATGAAGTCCTCTATTGTCGGAGAAGTGTGTCAGGGTCAAGAAATGAACCAGATGCATTGCAGGGAGCTAATGGACATCAACTAGAtcactgtttctcaacctttttttaaaaagtacccctttaaaaaaaaaaaaagtacttccagtacctacagctttcagatacacaatttttttttctacgattgccacacatttgtttaaacaacttaatcttagccgggtgggcgatgacatttttgggtgtaaaaagtacaaaaataataaagcgctgtaaaacttaaaacaaaaattcagttttctccaaattttagttttgttgacgtaccccccagacttctctcgagtacccctggttgagaaacactgaactagataGATCAAAGCTCTAGCTCTGACCCAAATGGTTCTAGAGCTTTATCCTGCCTCCAttacccctcccttcctgcccccctcccacagtggggGAAAAGTGTTGATAGCTCTGTAACCTACACTACAGAAAAAGATGTAGGGGAAAATACCATAAGAAAAAAATAGATGCAGCATGAGAAAATGACAGGAGGGCTCTGGAAAACCTGCATCTGGAAAACATGATGACAAGGCAGACTCCATAGAGTAATAGGCCAGCCAGGGAGATCCCGAGGCTCTTATTTATTCTGCAGTCCTCCTCAGTTACATTAACCACTATCTATAACCTTGTTGGACATGTTGCTTGTTTTCAAATAGCTTTTGATATGCTTTTTTCGTAGGATCACTGTAGAAAGAAAATCACCCTTCATATTCAAGTTAGTTAATGTTATGTGCACTGGccccaaaaaaaccacccaaaACATAAAAAGCTGTGTATGTCTGTCTAGGTTTGACACTGCAAGATTTTCCAAGGAATAAATATTCAGGACTCATCATGGGTCCTTGGGGATACCTGCCCAGCATGCAGTTGTAGTTAAActgaaaaaaggtattttggagAACATCATAATGGACAGAATAATATTAATCATTTGTGTTCAGTTTTGATCATATTACTTTAAGATAGACTTGAAACTAAGAAACTCCTGATCAGAGCAGCTAGGCTTGAGAAGGAGAAATATGTAAATAAGGTTGTTTAGTGTGGCAGACGTTAGGGAGCTGATCAGAGAAGAGATTAAGAAGGGCACAGTGAAAACTGATCAGGCCCTCTTTTTTTATACTGTGCAGTCTTGAACTGGGATTGATTAAAAATCCCTTAGTGTTAATGACAAGTAAAATTGAAACCAGTGGAAAAAAATACTTCACACAGTAACCAGTCAGTGGAATACAATGCAGAGAAGATTCCAAAGCCAAACATTGCAACTAGATTTAATAAGGCCTGGATCATTTTATGGCCCATAATGTAGTTCTGGTAAACTAAACCCATGCTTCAGGCTATTTGCTGATTACTGTCTGGGTCAGGAAAGAATATTTCTGCCTCCCTTTTAGCTCTGCAACATAGCACCACTGGCCAGATGTTTTTATTAGAGTTCTCTGTCCCTCCAGAACATTAGGTACTAGCCACTGCTAGAAGAAGGACCCCAAATTTAAGGTACCAGTCACGTCTGAAAGATTTTGTATTCTATTTGTCCCCCGATCCCAGAATTTCCCAACACCTCTTTGAGCCATACCCAGGGACTCTCAAAACAATATTAGAGGGACAACTTGTTGCCTATTTTCAGCTTAAATAGGTGGTTCCTGTTAACCTGTGGAAGAGACAGTGCATCCTGTGATTCTTGTCTGTATAGGGCCAATAGTGAGCAGTAGGCACTGTGCTCAGTATCTTGGATGCACGAGTGCCAGCTGCATTAATACATGTTCGCTACACTTATGAAAATCCTCTTACGCCGTGGTGATGGGAATTTGTAGAGCTGTCATACTGCTGCATATGGAGAAGTAAGTTGGATTTAGTATTAAGGTGTTTATGGTCAGAACTGCAGGCCCATCATTGCAGAGAAAGTGTAATAATGGAGACTGTGAAACCACGAAAGAGGGATTCTGCAGAATCATTTTGATAGCACACCTGGCACCCCTCGTGGGTGGGTGCAGCCAGCCATGTGGGATAtcatggtagggatgttaaatttagtttatcaactactcaatggattttccattgactagtcaattagtagATAaacaggggagctgcagcagggttatctcctggccctgggagctaaaTCCAaagtggctctgccttttaaatgtattaagagcaaggctcttaatacatttaaaaggctgaagtgcagtggggggacccagcgcaagctgggacagttgattcccagcttgcaccaggtcccccCGCTGTGCACCAGCCTTAACTGTAAAAAGGCTGGAGCACAGCTGGGGGACCCGGCGCGAATcgagaatcagctgtcccagctcgcgCCAGGTGCCCTCCgctgctcttaatacatttaaaaagcagaggtgcagcgtctaggactgggcgtgagccaggaatcaactgATTTCCGACTTGCACCCAGTTCCTGCTACCCCCCTGCTTCCCTTACcctccacagagatggtgcttgggggaaccagcttttacgccagctccccccagcaccagctcctgctcccccgaccttgctgcctctgatagaaggtgtgggggaagcgactagtcaagggactaatcgattatccaataagcttttgcttatcagataattgacTAGTCACTTAAATCCCTATGTCATGGGAGGCTGAACCCTAAGCTTGCACCTGTTTATATTAAAACTGAACtgaaatgttgagctggaagagacttcaaggGACCGTTCGACCAGCACTGAGGCAGGATCACGGAAACCTAGAGCATCTTTGACAGATGTTCatccaacttgttcttaaaatccacagcctcccttggtaACCTATTCCAGAACTTAGCTACCCTTATAGTTGAAAAgcttgtcctaatatccaacctcagTCTCACTTGCAGCAGAGTAAGCCTATTGCTCCTTATCCTACTTGATCACCATCCTTATAACccgggctcgacaaactatagcatctactcgcccatggcaagtagatttcagccgcgcgcCCCGCTTACCGGCGACgcacgcatgcgcaatgcggctcttgtgcatgcgcagtgtggaGCTGGCAAGCAGCTTTCACCGCCGTtagtcaagccctgcttataacAGTCCATTATATATTTGAAGTCAATTAGAAGACTCCCCTCTCTGTTTTTGTTTCTCATGACCAACCATGCccagtttgtttttcattttccagAATTGATAGGTtaggttttctaacccttttatcatttttgttgaaaTAGGAAGATCCGTTAAACAGTGGAATGATTTCTCAAGGTATCTGGTAGAACCTCCATATCTTGTGTCATTTAAAATGGGACAAGACAAAACTCTGGGGACTACATGTTTCAGGGAGCAATCCTGCATAGAATCAGGGGAATGGACAGGATGAGACCTAATGGTCACCCTCCATCACACATTGAGGCAAAGACAAGGATggcaaagcagcagccctgatGAAGCTATACAGGAGCTGTCTTTGGGGGTAAAGGGGCTAAGTTGGTGCATTTGGAAGGGGTGGACTGTGACTGAGGCCTACAGCCAAAGGGATGTGAAGGGAGCTTCACAGTGCACATACTAGAAAGCCCAGCCATAGTCCCACGAGTGTGGTCTCCAGTCCTCTGGCCCCAGATTGACAGTCGCTTGGAAGACTTGTGAATACATCATGTGAGCCACCATCCCCAGCAAACCTAAAGCAAGATGACAAGAAGGCAAAGTTGTCCTAGCACAGCCGAGGGCCAGGTGCTTTGTTGGTCTATCTAGGAGCTAAGGTTTAGGACCAAATTCATCCTTCTGCTCAGCAGGTTCAGCAGCTAACTAACCTCTGCCCCTGAGCCCTGTTCCCCCTCTCAATGTCATCGTCTTTCCTCTGATTCCCCCTTATTCTCCCCAACTCTGGCCCttttgcctccccttcccacccccaccactgaTGCACTGAGGCTAATGAATGTATGAGGTCTTGACCGCACTAAGGACTTCTTGAACCCATTCCTTGATGAGCGTCattccctgcccagggctgctcaTGCTACCACCCAAAAATGCCTTCATGAGCCCATGCCTGTAACTGGGGCACCAACCTGACAGCACAGAGGAGACTGCAGCAAAGGCATTGAGCTTCAGCCCACAGACTGGATTCCCTGTGTACAGCAGTTCAACCAGCAGTAGGATGAAACTAATGAGCAGCAAGCTGATGTAGACCATTTCTGACCCCAGTGACAGCCACAGGATTCCTGCCACAAAACAGGAAAGAAGAGAACTCTGTCAGCATAAATAAGGGTCATGACCTGCCACAGCCCTCCCTACCCTGACCCAAAGGATTCCCACCGTAaactgggaagagagagaagactCCAGATGTTCCCCACTGAACAATGCGGAGCGAATACGAACATCAGCTGAAAAGAATGCGGCTGTTCTGCAGGGGTGTCATGCAGCCTGTGAAGATGGCCTGAAGAGAATGTATGTACCACTTACACCTTCTAATTAGGGTTTAAATTATATGCATAGGTCTGACGTGGGTCCTCTACACAGCTACCTCTAGGGCAGCTGAGTAGAATTCAGAAAACAAACTTATGCCCAGGGGCCTGTACCATCTCTGTTCTCATATCTCCTGCctccctgacccctgctctaaccactactactactaatacACATCCTCGCCCTCAAATTGAGCTGTACCTTTCATGCCAGGGAGTGGAGAGGTGGCTTTAGAACTGTCAAAGAGTTCAAACAGACAGAGTCTGGTGAATTTCAGCTACACTCCCGCCTTCCCCCAACATACCTACCTCTGGCATGACCCTAGGTCAGGAGCTATGGGGAGAATGCAACATAGAGCCTGTATGCCACCCAAGGAGCCTTCCCTTCACCATTTCCAAATGGGAGAGGACCAGTTGCGTCCTGAAGTGAAAAAGGGATGGAATACAGCCAAgattcccccgcctcccccccgggCCCTATTTTATATTGTACTATATAACAACAACAGCTGTGGCTGTTGTGTGAAGTAGGAGATACACGGTACACTACCCTAACTTCTAGAGACGTTATTTTACTCTCCTACAGGATATTCTAAGCTATTCCAATTACACTTATGGTCACTAATTGGGATTTGTACAAAACTATTTGAAAATCAAACATTCAGGACCTCTGTCTCATCCCCTGTGCAACTAGGAAGTTTGGAATCTTAGCCATGTACTTGACAGGTGACATCATAGTATCACTCAGGAGACCAGGAACGCATGTTCCAGAAGCTTCTTTTCAGCCCTGGCTAAATAACAAGGCTGGAGCTGGATTGCCTTCCAGCACAGAAGCTGTACTAGGAGTCTGGCTCTGAGCCAAGAATGTGAGCTCCCACTCCTTGGGCTGAGGAAAGTATATAGGAAAAGCATGAGCTGCCTTGTAAATCTCAAGCTAAAGAGGGCTCAAGACTGCAGGTGCCCATCTCCTTCCAGCTACTACTCCAGTGAAAGAAGCGTGAGCTTTAGATTGTCCCCAAATCAGCCACAGAGACCCAATGCAAAAGAAGTTGAGAATGAGCTGTTCTCCCTAGTTTAcggtctggctacgtctagactggcatgattttccggacatgcttttaacggaaaagttttccgttaaaagcattttcggaaaagagcatctagattggcacggacgcttttctgcaaaagcactttttgcggaaaagcatctgtggccaatctagacgcgcttttgcgcaaaaaagccccgatcacctttttcacgatcggggcttttttgcggaaaacaaatctcagctgtctacactggcccttttgcgcaaaagttttgcgcaaagggacttttgcccaaatgggagcagcatagtacttccgcaaaaagcactgatttcttacagtaggaagtcagtgcttttgcggaaattcaagtggacagtgtacataagaacggccatactgggtcagaccaaaggtccatctagcccagtatcctgtctaccgacagtggccagcaccaggtgccccagagagggtggaccgaagacaatgatcaagcgatttgtctcctgccatccctctccagcctctgacaaacagaggccaaggacaccattttatcccctggctaatagccttttatggacctaacctccatgaaattatctagcttctctttaaactctattatagtcctagccttcacagcctcctctggcaaggagttccacaggttgattacatgctgtgtgaagaagatctttcttttattagttttaaacctgctacccattaatttcatttggtgtcctctagttcttctattatgggaactaataaataacttttctttatcagccctctccacaccactcatgattttatagacctctatcatatcccccctcagtctcctcttttctaaactgaaaagtcccagtcgctttaacctctcctcatatgggacctgttccaaacccctaatcattttagttgcccttttctgaaccctttccaaggccaaaatatcttttttgaggtgaggagaccacatctgtacacagtattcaagatgtgggcgtaccatagttttatacaggggcagtaagatattctgggtcttattttctatccctttcctaataattcctagcatcctatttgcctttttgaccgccactgcactctgtggaagttttcagagaactgtccacgataactccaagatctctttcctgatttgtcgtagctaaattagcccccatcatactgtacgtatagttggggttatttttcccgatgtgcattactttacacttatccacattaaatttcatttgccattttgttgcccaatcactcagtttggtgagatcttcttggagtccctcacagtctgcttctgtcttgactatcctaaacagtttggtatcatctgcaaactttactacctcactgcttacccctttctccagatcatttatgaataagttgaaaaggattggtcccaggactgacccttggggtacaccactagttacccctctccaatgtgaaaatttaccatttattcctaccctttgtttcctgtcttttaaccagttctcaatccaagaaaggaccttccctcttatcccatggccatgtaatttacacaagagcctttggtgagggaccttgtcaaaggctttctgaaaatccaagtatactatatctactggatcccccttgtccgcatgtttgttaaccccttcaaagaactctaacagattagtaagacaggatttccctttacagaaaccatgttgacttttgtccaacaaattatgttcttctacatgattcgcaattttattctttactattgtttcgactaatttgcctggtactgaagttagacttaccggtctgtaattgccaggatcgcctctagagccctttttaaatattggtgtcacgttggctaccttccagtcattaggtacggaagccaatttaaaggataggttacaaaccacagataatagctcagcaatttcccatttgagttcttttagaatccttggatgaatgccatctggtcccggagatttgttaacattaagtttttctatttgttccaaaacctcctctaatgacacttcaatccgggacagttcctcagattcatcacccacaaaggacggtgcagattcaggaatctccccaacgtcctcagccgtgaagactgaagcaaagaaatcatttagtttctccgcaatggctttatcgtccttgattgctccttttatagctcgatcatctaggggacccacaggttttttagcaggcttcctgcttctaatgtatttaaaaaacattttgttatttctttttgagtttttggctagctgttcctcaaaatctttttttgcttttcttattacctgtttacacttgatttgacagtgtttatgttcctttctatttatctcactaggattggacttccacttcttaaaagatacctttttgtccctcactgcttcttttacatcgtggttaagccacggtgactcttttttaggtctcttgctatgttttttaatttggggtatacatttaagttgggcctctattatggtgtctttaaaaagtttccatgcagctttcagggatttggctctagtcactgtgccttttaatttctgtttaactaacctcctcatttttgcataattcccttttttgaaattaaatgccagggtgctggactgctgaggtgttcttcccaccacaggaatgttgacatgtagacagctggcaagtttttccagaaaagtggctgattttctggaagaactggccagtctagatacagcctctAGGTTTAGACAGGGACTAGGAAGCATCTAAATGGTTTCCGGGTACCATTTCCATTCTGTAAGTTCACAAGTAGTTCCCACTCCTATTTTTGGTCCATCTGTTGTAGAGCTGATTTAGCCTGTAGCTCTACCTGTTAGAATAATTAATAATTGTTATTTGCATACAGCAAACTTTCTGTCTATACCTTTATAGTAGTAAAGAATCCTACTGTGAGGCAGGATTGAGCCTAGTAGGGGACCATGGATAACACACCCTATTCTGTTACACCTAATTGATACAGGAAGACTATGAAGATGATCTTATGCTTGAATACTGTATCCATACAAAATAGACTTGGGGTTAGGCACAGCACAAACATTTAAGTTACCCTGTAGGAATAGCTCCCATTATGACTGCAGTTCATTTTTTAACTACCAAGTACCATCAGGAATAATACAGATTTGTTATTCTCCCAAGGAGAACAGGATATAATATAATAAAGTAAATTATAATTactataattaataataattataattatcaTTATAATTAATTATAGTCAATTAGTTACAATTAATATAATATAGCCcaggctctgggtgccactgccATGAGTTGCAAGAACAAAGATAAAATGAAACAGCATCTTACCCTCTCCCTGACCTCTGTCGGAACTCAATCCCTTTACAATAACATACAAAATGCCCCTCCCTTGCATAGATCCTAACCCACAGATCCTAACtacaccctgcagagcagcccaTGGAAATCTGGCCACAAGCCCAGTCTGTGTTTTAGATTTTGACACTACAGTAGAGATTTCTGACTCAGAGTAAGAATGAAAGCTGGTCTCTTGCATGCTTCTGGGCGTGCAGCTTCTTAATACTAAGAATGCTTTCCTTACATATTCCATTTTGCTTGTGTAGATTTCAAGATGCCTTACAGAGGTGAGGGAAGCATTATTAGCACCACTGTAAAGAGAAGGGAGGGCCAACATTGTCAAAAGGGGGCACTCCAAAATAGTGGCCAAACTGAGACACA
Protein-coding regions in this window:
- the GSG1 gene encoding germ cell-specific gene 1 protein isoform X1 encodes the protein MLPAEPSSRKHAAQMELLKILPWRRAVLAVVLNLLALCLSTTALLGSYWCVGTQKVPKPLCGKGKATKCIGVHVSMDGGSSNSSSHDVVHYSWETGDDRFAFRYFHTGMWLSCEENMEGPEEKCRSFIELSPPAERGILWLSLGSEMVYISLLLISFILLLVELLYTGNPVCGLKLNAFAAVSSVLSGLLGMVAHMMYSQVFQATVNLGPEDWRPHSWDYGWAFYMAWASFTCCMASAVTTLNTYTKTVLEFKRNHIKGYDGSFKDQSQHHQCFMQQHREQISSYYQQRDKPLRSVSEGVDFYSELQQKVLHQEPELELDESIGEDHC
- the GSG1 gene encoding germ cell-specific gene 1 protein isoform X2, giving the protein MELLKILPWRRAVLAVVLNLLALCLSTTALLGSYWCVGTQKVPKPLCGKGKATKCIGVHVSMDGGSSNSSSHDVVHYSWETGDDRFAFRYFHTGMWLSCEENMEGPEEKCRSFIELSPPAERGILWLSLGSEMVYISLLLISFILLLVELLYTGNPVCGLKLNAFAAVSSVLSGLLGMVAHMMYSQVFQATVNLGPEDWRPHSWDYGWAFYMAWASFTCCMASAVTTLNTYTKTVLEFKRNHIKGYDGSFKDQSQHHQCFMQQHREQISSYYQQRDKPLRSVSEGVDFYSELQQKVLHQEPELELDESIGEDHC